The following coding sequences are from one Anaerobranca californiensis DSM 14826 window:
- the nrdD gene encoding anaerobic ribonucleoside-triphosphate reductase: MYNNSNAIDLVFPTKVIKRDGRLQDFNPAKITEAINKAFSVSGEGNYGEALSLTQRVLENLTNYMISKEIKIPTIDEIQDIVEDTILKSNFLITAKEYIAYRRRRDKIRESRGKFIKELTDIVKTKDTENANINGDTAMGKMLQAGSIAAKRLCEISLKKEHIDAHNQGDIHIHDLNFLPFGTTTCLQIPLKKLLANGFNTGHGFIRPPKDIKIAAALVCIIMQANQNEQHGGQSVSALDRDLAPYVELTFEKYVKLLNELEYSKNIDEKAWELTEKDVDQAMQGIVYNLNTMQSRAGAQVPFTSINFGLDTSRAGRAITKYLLLNFEKGLGKGETPLFPNLVFSMAKGINKEPQDPNYDLRLLAHRVSCTRLFPNYSNQDSSFNAPFFRRKDNPQIIGYMGCRTRVIANVAGEEVTDGRGNLSFTSINLPRIAIEANKDLNKFFDILKEKFILVKNQLLERYEIQRNKKVKEFPFLMGQKLYYNSDHLSSEDTIEDAIKNGTLSIGFIGLAETLVALIGKHHGESEEAQELGLRIVSTLNSWCQLESQKHGLNFTLLATPAEGLSNRFVDIDRQRFGVIKGVTDKEWYTNSFHIPVEYKISAYEKIKIESAYNKFTPAGHINYVELDSAPIGNIAAFEQLVNAAFENDCGYFSVNFPVDQCLGENCDYIGIITEEGCPKCQSKKIRRIRRVTGYLGIYEESLDGVNKDSFFNKGKYYEVKNRTSHVKF; this comes from the coding sequence TTAATCCTGCTAAAATAACGGAGGCAATAAACAAGGCCTTTTCTGTTAGTGGAGAAGGTAATTATGGTGAAGCACTTTCATTAACACAAAGGGTATTAGAAAATTTAACTAACTACATGATATCAAAGGAAATAAAAATACCTACAATTGATGAAATTCAAGATATAGTGGAAGATACTATTTTAAAATCGAATTTTTTGATTACTGCCAAAGAATATATTGCATATAGACGGAGAAGGGATAAGATAAGGGAATCAAGGGGTAAATTTATTAAGGAATTAACGGATATAGTTAAAACAAAGGATACTGAAAATGCAAATATCAATGGAGATACCGCAATGGGCAAAATGCTACAAGCAGGGTCAATTGCTGCAAAGAGACTTTGTGAAATCAGTTTGAAAAAAGAACATATTGATGCTCACAATCAAGGTGATATACATATCCATGATCTTAATTTTTTACCATTTGGAACAACAACATGTCTACAAATACCCCTTAAAAAATTACTAGCAAATGGGTTTAACACTGGTCATGGATTTATAAGGCCTCCTAAAGATATAAAAATTGCCGCAGCTTTAGTATGTATCATTATGCAGGCAAACCAAAACGAGCAGCATGGTGGGCAATCAGTAAGTGCTTTAGATAGAGATTTGGCACCATATGTAGAGTTAACTTTTGAAAAATATGTAAAACTTTTAAATGAATTAGAGTATAGCAAAAATATAGATGAAAAGGCATGGGAATTAACAGAAAAAGATGTGGATCAAGCAATGCAAGGGATAGTTTACAATCTCAATACAATGCAATCTAGGGCAGGGGCTCAAGTTCCCTTTACCAGTATAAATTTTGGTTTAGATACTTCCAGGGCAGGAAGAGCAATTACAAAATATCTATTATTAAATTTTGAAAAAGGTTTAGGAAAAGGAGAAACTCCTTTGTTCCCCAACTTAGTCTTTTCAATGGCTAAAGGAATAAACAAAGAACCTCAAGATCCCAATTATGATCTCCGTTTATTAGCCCATAGAGTATCCTGCACCAGATTATTCCCCAACTATTCAAATCAAGATTCTTCATTTAATGCTCCATTTTTTAGAAGAAAAGACAATCCTCAAATTATCGGATACATGGGTTGTAGAACAAGGGTTATTGCTAATGTAGCTGGAGAAGAAGTTACAGATGGTAGAGGAAATTTATCATTTACCTCCATTAATTTACCAAGGATAGCTATAGAAGCTAATAAAGATCTAAATAAGTTTTTTGATATTCTAAAAGAGAAATTTATTTTAGTAAAAAATCAATTATTAGAAAGGTATGAAATTCAAAGAAATAAAAAAGTCAAAGAATTTCCTTTCTTAATGGGTCAAAAACTTTATTACAATTCTGACCATCTATCTTCAGAAGATACAATTGAAGATGCTATTAAAAACGGAACTTTATCTATTGGTTTTATTGGATTAGCAGAAACTTTGGTAGCGTTGATAGGTAAACATCATGGAGAATCTGAAGAAGCACAAGAATTAGGGTTAAGAATTGTTAGTACATTAAATTCCTGGTGTCAATTAGAATCTCAAAAACATGGGTTAAACTTTACATTATTAGCAACACCTGCTGAAGGCCTTTCTAATCGTTTTGTAGATATAGATAGACAAAGGTTTGGTGTAATTAAAGGAGTAACAGATAAAGAGTGGTATACTAATTCTTTTCATATACCAGTTGAATATAAAATAAGTGCCTATGAAAAGATTAAAATAGAATCAGCTTATAATAAATTTACTCCTGCAGGTCATATTAACTATGTGGAATTAGATAGTGCACCAATAGGAAACATTGCAGCCTTTGAACAATTGGTAAATGCCGCCTTCGAAAATGATTGTGGTTACTTTAGTGTTAATTTCCCAGTAGATCAATGTTTAGGAGAAAACTGTGATTATATCGGAATAATAACTGAAGAAGGATGTCCAAAATGTCAATCCAAAAAAATAAGGAGAATTAGAAGGGTTACAGGATATTTAGGAATCTATGAAGAGTCTTTAGATGGAGTAAACAAAGATTCATTCTTTAATAAAGGAAAGTATTATGAAGTAAAAAATAGAACTTCTCACGTAAAATTTTAA
- a CDS encoding Ku protein, with product MERCNKLWFNKCSNYLAPEDTGKKAYKLLVHALKETEKIAIAKVVIRSKESLVCLRVYNEILVMETMHYPDEIELIEGLATDFSPEKYQDNYRTKLLEIIQNKA from the coding sequence GTGGAAAGGTGCAATAAACTTTGGTTTAATAAATGTTCCAATTATTTAGCTCCTGAAGATACAGGAAAAAAAGCGTATAAACTATTGGTACATGCATTAAAAGAAACAGAAAAAATAGCTATAGCTAAAGTAGTAATTAGATCTAAGGAATCTCTTGTTTGTTTAAGGGTATATAATGAAATTTTGGTTATGGAAACAATGCACTATCCAGATGAAATTGAACTTATTGAAGGTTTAGCGACAGATTTTAGTCCAGAGAAATATCAAGATAACTATAGGACAAAATTATTAGAAATCATCCAAAATAAAGCCTAA
- the fusA gene encoding elongation factor G: MKKIPNSKIRNIAIISHGGAGKTSLAESMLYTAGAVSRLGRVDDGTSIFDYDQEEIKRKITINTSMAPCEWEGHKINIIDTPGYFDFVGEVKGALRVVDGTILVLCAASGVEVGTEIVYDYAEEQRLPKIIFINKMDRENANFFNVIDELKEKYGNKVVPIQIPIGAEANFKGLVDILKGKAYIFEGDKKYVEGDIPKDLLDKFKEYKEALTEAVAEGCDDLLMKYLEGEELTEEEIMQGLKDGVKEGKILPVLCGSAYKNIGIPQLLSFINFALPSPIDKGKVKARLKNEDIEINVDEKEKFTALVFKTMADPYVGKLTFFRVYSGTLKSDSVIYNATKKVTERVGQLFLMKGKNQEPVDFVQAGDIAAVAKLQETSTGDTLCDKEMDLIIAPIEFPRPVISFAVEPKSKNDEEKVGSGLARFLEEDPTFKVERNSETKQTIISGMGELHLEIIVNRLSKKFGVDVDLKNPKIPYKETIKGKAKVEGKHKKQSGGRGQYGHVWIEFEPLPRGEKFQFVDKIFGGAVPRNYIPAVEKGLIEAMEEGILAGYPVVDIKATLFDGSYHSVDSSEMAFKIAASLAFKKAMQQAQPVLLEPIVNAEIIVPEQFMGDIMGDMNSRRGRILGMEPLGGGLQKVKAQAPLAEMYRYSIDLRSMTQGRGSFTMEYSHYEEVPPHIQEQIVKEAQREKELASK, translated from the coding sequence TTGAAAAAAATCCCCAATAGTAAGATTAGAAACATTGCTATTATTTCCCACGGAGGGGCAGGAAAGACATCCTTAGCAGAAAGTATGCTTTATACTGCAGGGGCAGTAAGTAGACTTGGAAGAGTTGATGATGGTACTTCAATTTTTGATTATGATCAAGAAGAAATTAAAAGGAAGATTACCATTAATACCTCAATGGCACCTTGTGAGTGGGAAGGTCACAAAATCAATATTATCGATACTCCAGGATATTTTGATTTTGTAGGAGAAGTAAAGGGTGCATTAAGGGTTGTAGATGGTACTATCCTTGTTCTTTGTGCTGCATCAGGGGTAGAAGTAGGAACGGAAATAGTGTATGATTATGCGGAAGAACAAAGATTACCAAAAATAATTTTTATTAACAAAATGGATAGGGAAAATGCAAACTTTTTTAATGTTATAGATGAACTAAAGGAAAAGTATGGAAATAAAGTCGTTCCAATTCAAATACCAATTGGAGCAGAAGCTAATTTTAAAGGTTTAGTAGATATTTTAAAAGGTAAAGCATATATTTTTGAAGGTGATAAGAAGTATGTAGAGGGGGATATTCCAAAAGATTTACTAGATAAATTTAAGGAGTATAAAGAAGCTCTAACAGAAGCTGTGGCCGAGGGTTGTGATGATTTATTGATGAAGTATTTAGAAGGAGAAGAACTGACAGAAGAAGAAATAATGCAAGGACTTAAAGACGGGGTTAAAGAAGGAAAAATATTACCTGTTTTATGTGGAAGTGCTTATAAAAATATTGGTATTCCTCAATTGCTAAGTTTTATTAACTTCGCATTACCTTCACCTATTGATAAAGGAAAAGTTAAAGCTAGGCTTAAAAATGAAGATATTGAAATCAATGTCGATGAAAAAGAAAAATTTACTGCCCTTGTGTTTAAAACCATGGCAGACCCCTATGTAGGAAAATTAACATTCTTTAGAGTATATTCAGGAACTTTAAAATCTGATTCTGTAATCTATAATGCAACTAAAAAGGTTACAGAAAGGGTAGGTCAGTTATTTTTAATGAAGGGTAAAAATCAAGAGCCAGTAGATTTTGTTCAAGCAGGTGATATTGCAGCTGTGGCAAAATTACAAGAAACATCTACAGGAGATACTTTGTGTGACAAAGAGATGGATTTAATCATAGCTCCAATAGAATTCCCAAGACCAGTGATTTCTTTTGCCGTTGAACCAAAATCTAAAAATGATGAAGAAAAAGTAGGCTCAGGTCTGGCCCGTTTTTTAGAAGAAGATCCTACCTTTAAAGTTGAAAGAAATTCAGAGACAAAACAAACTATAATTTCTGGTATGGGTGAATTACACTTAGAGATTATAGTAAATAGGTTATCAAAAAAATTTGGAGTTGATGTAGATTTAAAAAATCCTAAAATCCCTTATAAAGAAACTATAAAAGGGAAAGCAAAGGTAGAAGGTAAACACAAAAAACAATCTGGTGGTAGAGGACAATATGGCCATGTATGGATTGAATTTGAGCCACTTCCTAGAGGTGAAAAATTCCAGTTTGTTGATAAGATTTTTGGAGGAGCGGTTCCTAGAAACTATATACCGGCAGTTGAAAAAGGTTTAATTGAGGCTATGGAAGAAGGAATACTGGCAGGTTATCCTGTGGTAGATATAAAAGCTACTTTATTTGATGGTTCTTACCATAGTGTTGACTCTTCAGAAATGGCTTTTAAAATAGCAGCATCTTTAGCTTTTAAAAAGGCAATGCAACAAGCTCAACCTGTCTTATTAGAACCTATCGTAAATGCTGAGATTATAGTCCCAGAGCAATTTATGGGAGATATTATGGGCGATATGAACTCTCGAAGGGGAAGAATACTGGGGATGGAACCCCTAGGAGGAGGTTTACAGAAAGTAAAAGCCCAAGCTCCTTTAGCGGAAATGTACCGTTACTCTATTGATTTGCGTTCAATGACTCAAGGAAGAGGAAGTTTCACAATGGAATATTCCCATTACGAAGAGGTACCACCACATATTCAAGAACAGATTGTAAAAGAAGCTCAAAGGGAAAAGGAATTAGCTTCAAAATAA
- a CDS encoding pyridoxal-phosphate-dependent aminotransferase family protein: MITKYLALPGPTEVNPEIMLEISKPIFNHRNVIFKDLLERVTEKTQKLLNTKNEVYFLTASGTGAMECAIVNTLSKNDKILALINGSFGQRFADIAKQYGADVIEFHGEWGKGFELDKIKKIIDELGDNLKGITVVHCETSTGVLNDIEAISKLRCSDKTLLLVDGISSIGAVKVEVDKWNIDVILTGSQKVLALPPGLAIIAFSSKAIKAYEESDMPKYYWDIGKYRKFYIENRETPYTPAIPLFVGLLKQLEVLEEKGFDQEIKKHEKIANMVRYAIRAIGLELLNDDDIAANTVTPIKVPDGIDLKQLRKILLEKYSVDVAGGQGKLEGKIFRIGHLGNVEPLFIISILAALEMALKELGFEFEVGRGVKAAQEFWINNLK; encoded by the coding sequence ATGATTACAAAATACCTTGCATTACCAGGTCCAACAGAGGTTAATCCTGAAATTATGTTAGAAATATCTAAACCAATTTTTAATCATAGAAATGTGATTTTCAAAGATTTATTAGAAAGGGTTACAGAAAAAACTCAGAAATTGTTGAACACAAAAAATGAAGTTTATTTTTTAACTGCTTCCGGGACTGGTGCCATGGAGTGTGCTATAGTAAACACATTATCGAAAAATGATAAAATATTGGCATTAATTAATGGTTCATTTGGACAGAGGTTTGCTGATATAGCTAAACAATATGGAGCAGATGTCATTGAGTTTCATGGAGAATGGGGTAAAGGGTTTGAACTAGATAAAATAAAAAAAATTATAGATGAATTAGGGGATAATTTAAAGGGGATAACAGTTGTGCATTGTGAAACATCTACAGGAGTATTAAATGATATTGAAGCTATAAGTAAATTAAGATGTTCTGATAAAACTTTATTACTCGTTGATGGTATAAGTTCTATAGGGGCTGTAAAAGTAGAAGTAGATAAATGGAACATCGATGTTATATTAACAGGTAGTCAAAAAGTATTAGCCCTTCCACCAGGATTGGCAATAATTGCTTTTAGTTCAAAGGCAATTAAAGCCTATGAAGAAAGTGATATGCCTAAATATTATTGGGATATTGGAAAGTATAGAAAATTTTATATTGAAAATAGGGAAACACCCTATACCCCTGCCATTCCATTATTTGTAGGTTTACTTAAACAATTAGAAGTATTAGAAGAAAAAGGTTTTGATCAGGAGATAAAAAAACATGAAAAAATTGCTAATATGGTTAGATATGCTATAAGAGCAATAGGCCTTGAGTTACTAAATGATGATGATATTGCAGCAAATACTGTAACACCTATAAAGGTTCCTGATGGTATAGATTTAAAACAATTACGGAAAATTTTATTAGAAAAATACAGTGTTGATGTAGCTGGTGGACAAGGGAAACTTGAAGGAAAAATTTTTAGAATTGGTCATTTAGGTAATGTAGAACCATTATTTATTATCTCTATTTTAGCAGCTTTAGAAATGGCCCTTAAAGAACTAGGATTTGAATTTGAAGTAGGTAGAGGAGTAAAAGCTGCCCAGGAATTTTGGATTAATAACTTGAAATAA
- the serS gene encoding serine--tRNA ligase, which translates to MLDLKVIRQNPEDIKKALINRGEDTKVIDEILELDSQRRENLAKVEMLKKLRNDTSQEISKLKKEKIDCEDKILEMRKVGEEIKELDELVREIDEKMTDILLRIPNIPHQSVPIGHSEEDNVEVKRFGEAPKFNFQPKAHWDIGADLEIIDFERAGKVTGSRFIFYKGLGAKLERALINFMLDTHTQNGYTEIIPPFMVNADSMKGTGQLPKFEEDAFKVSNNGYYLIPTAEVPVTNFHRDEIIEGDKLPILYTAYSPCFRAEAGAHGRDTRGLIRQHQFNKVELVKFSHPENSYEELEKLLLDAERILQALGLHYRVVTLCTGDLGFSAAKTYDIEVWLPSFNTFREISSCSNFEDFQARRANIKFRPQPKEKAQYLHTLNGSGLAIGRTLAAILENYQQEDGSVLIPKVLQPYMGIEKITKEI; encoded by the coding sequence ATGTTAGATTTAAAGGTTATTAGACAAAATCCAGAAGATATAAAAAAAGCTTTGATTAATAGAGGTGAAGATACCAAAGTAATTGATGAAATTTTAGAGTTAGATAGCCAAAGAAGAGAAAATTTGGCAAAGGTTGAGATGTTAAAGAAATTGCGAAATGACACTTCTCAAGAAATTTCCAAGTTAAAAAAAGAAAAAATTGATTGTGAAGATAAAATTTTAGAGATGAGAAAAGTAGGAGAAGAAATTAAGGAACTTGATGAATTAGTTAGAGAAATTGATGAAAAAATGACGGATATTTTACTAAGAATACCTAACATTCCCCATCAAAGTGTTCCTATAGGTCATTCAGAAGAGGATAATGTTGAAGTAAAAAGGTTTGGAGAAGCACCTAAATTCAACTTTCAACCTAAAGCCCATTGGGATATTGGGGCTGATTTAGAGATAATTGATTTTGAAAGGGCAGGTAAAGTAACGGGATCAAGGTTTATTTTTTACAAAGGTCTAGGTGCTAAACTAGAAAGGGCTCTGATAAACTTTATGTTAGATACCCATACCCAAAATGGATATACTGAAATTATTCCACCATTTATGGTTAATGCAGATAGCATGAAAGGTACAGGTCAGTTGCCTAAATTTGAAGAAGATGCCTTTAAGGTAAGTAATAATGGGTATTATTTAATTCCAACGGCAGAAGTTCCTGTTACTAATTTCCACAGAGATGAAATTATCGAAGGAGATAAACTGCCAATCCTTTACACTGCTTATTCCCCTTGTTTTAGAGCAGAAGCGGGAGCCCATGGCAGAGATACAAGGGGTTTAATTAGACAACATCAATTCAATAAAGTTGAGTTAGTAAAATTTTCTCACCCTGAAAATTCTTATGAAGAGTTGGAAAAACTATTATTAGATGCAGAAAGAATTTTACAAGCTTTAGGATTACATTATAGAGTAGTAACCCTTTGTACAGGAGATTTAGGTTTCTCTGCAGCAAAAACCTATGATATAGAAGTATGGTTACCAAGTTTTAATACATTTAGGGAAATATCTTCATGTAGCAATTTTGAAGATTTTCAAGCAAGAAGGGCAAATATAAAGTTTAGACCTCAACCCAAGGAAAAAGCCCAATATTTACACACACTAAATGGTTCAGGTTTAGCAATCGGTAGAACACTAGCAGCAATATTGGAAAACTATCAACAAGAAGACGGAAGTGTATTAATTCCTAAAGTATTACAACCATATATGGGAATAGAAAAAATTACAAAAGAAATTTAG
- a CDS encoding nucleoside deaminase: MKEKFMHLALEQANKAFHLGEVPIGAVVVRNDEVISLGFNMRETLKDPTAHAELIAIRRAAQRLQGWRLIDCEIYVNVEPCAMCCEAIIQSRIKRLIFGLREPKTGAIYSKLQLPQIRNAKLEIEEGILEEESKILLQKFFNKIRNKNK, from the coding sequence TTGAAAGAGAAATTTATGCACTTGGCTTTAGAGCAAGCCAATAAAGCTTTCCATTTAGGGGAAGTTCCTATTGGTGCAGTGGTGGTAAGAAATGATGAAGTTATATCTTTAGGGTTTAATATGCGGGAAACTCTAAAGGATCCTACAGCCCATGCTGAGTTAATAGCAATAAGAAGGGCAGCTCAAAGGCTTCAAGGCTGGAGATTAATTGATTGCGAAATATATGTAAATGTAGAGCCATGTGCTATGTGTTGTGAAGCAATTATTCAGTCTAGGATTAAAAGGTTAATTTTTGGATTAAGGGAACCTAAGACTGGAGCTATATATTCAAAACTTCAACTTCCTCAAATAAGAAATGCTAAACTAGAAATTGAAGAAGGTATCCTTGAAGAAGAAAGTAAAATTTTACTACAAAAGTTTTTTAATAAAATAAGAAATAAAAATAAATAG